ACACCTCAAGAGGGGCAGGGGTTCTTGCATTTCATATAGAAGAGAGTTTCCCGGTTAATGTGTCATTATTTTTGAAGAATCAGGAAAGTGTTAGAGCAGTTAACTAAGGTGATTATGGACCGCATGAGAAACCTGGAAGCTAAAAACATTGCGATCCTCACCATAAGGATGATTATATCTTCCATGCCTGAATAGCTCTGCCTAAATAATAAATAGCTAAAGGTAAAACTAAACTATGCTCAGCGATGAGATGATGTCAACTGACAACCAAAGCAAAAGGACAAATATTTTAGGAGAATTACAACTTACATATTTTGCAAACCAAAATTACGTTGTTAGAAATTATGTGGCCTAATAACCTGAACTTGTCAACCCATCATGGATTTAAATTTCTCATGAAATGCACACAAACAATCCCCATAGTATAGGTACTAGAACTACTTATTTCTAGCCTGTGCTAAGTTTAGTTCAAAACTGCGACGCTTATTTTGGGTTGGACGGTGTATTAAATAGCATGTTCGGTGTTTATCTCTAGAGCATCTTTTGTCAGCCTGTGACGGAAATGTTTTTTTAGGTGTGTGAAGGAAATGTTTGTGTAAGATCATGGGTTATCTCATAGGCCCAATTTGTCGACCCAGCTGCATGTGGCCTGTTTTCCTCTGTTCACGGGAGCTATGTCTTGtctaattttttttttttgagacagctATGTCTGAGACTCCGTTCGCCGAAGGTAGatgcacatgggccggcccatttggagGTCAGGAACTCCAGCGCGTAAAATATCGCCAAAAATAAAAGAGGTGGCCAGATATCGAACTCGTGACGCGCCGTTCGTGAAGTCTAGAACCTACCAATCGGGCTGAAACGTTTTACTTGTTTGTATGCAGCGCGAGCTCTAAAGTACCAAACATATTTTCAATTTTTTCGAACAATTTTCAAAAATCGggaacaaaaaaatagaaaattcaGAACAAAATTTTACAAACGCAAACACTATTTAAaaccatgaacaattttttaaatttgaACAAACTTTTAAAACATGAACAATTATTGGAAATATGAACAGAAATTTCGAAATCCCAATAAGATGAacaattttaaaaataaaaattgaaCATTTTTCTAATATACGCTGAACAGTTTTTAAATACATACTGAACATTGTTTTGATATACGCTGAACAAATTttaaatatacattgaacatttccGTAATATACGCTGAACAAATTTCGAATTGTGAACAAAATATAATAACCATGAATGTTTTATGAAATCATGAAGAAAATATGGAATTTCAAACTTTTTTGAAAACAAAGgatgaaaataaaaatgaaaaagtataaaataaaaagataaagaaaaaagatacagaattaaaaaataaaaaggaaaatcagAAAATcggcaaaagagaaaaaaaataggaagaaaccggtttagggaaccttctagaaggttcccaaaaccggtttgCTGGCACTTCCTTAACTCACGAAGTGGGCCGGCGGCCCGTTGCAGGCAGGTGCTCCGGCGCTTCAGCGAAAGCGCGTCTTGTGGACGCACGCGCGCGTCAAATAGGATCCACCGCTATGTCTTGCCTAATGCGAGACTGAAGCTCGTTTCGCCTCTGGCGCGAGCGTGGGCTGGCCCATAACTTGTGTTACCATAGCTTCTCGGAGGAACCGGTTCGGAACGGTTTTATAAGCTTCCATATTGCGTTTTCCCTTCTGTTTTTCTGTGTCAGTTTTTTTTACCTTTTTTCTGTTTTGATCATATTTTTCGATtttcatttttcaaatacatgcagACTGGTTTTAAATGTACATTGAAATATTTTGTATACATGTTAATGTTTAATAAATACCcgttgaatattttttcaaaatacACGTTCAACATTTGTCAAATGCACATTGAACACTATTTAAATACACGGCGAATAATTTTTTtacacacattgaacatttttcatGAATGCCCTGAGCATTCTTTTTTAAAACGTTCAAACATTTTTTAAGCGTTAGATCATATTTTTaaatgtcatgaacattttttaaatattaaGAGACATTCTTTTTAAAGCACTTGAATTTTCTAATATTGTATAATTGTTTTAcatgtcacaaacattttttttgaaatgtgCAAATATTTTTTTCGTTATTATTTTTAAAGGTTATTATATTGTTTCAAatatataatttacattttttaaaaAGCTACACACATTGTTTTTTTCGAAATGTACGAATATTTTCAAAAACCGCGAGAACTCGTTAACACTCCAGAATAATTTATAATACGTGGTCAACTTTTTTAGAGCATTTTATATTCTAGAGCATTTTAGGAATTTAAATATAAGTAAGAatataagaaaacaaaaaaccttgcattaaaaaaaaggaaaaacaaaaaacatgtaGTGGGTCGACACACTCTAGGCTGTCCTTGAGGCGAGCGGTTTGACCGTCTTGCGCGAGGCAAGAGGACACGCATGTTAGCATGAGACATGGGTAAATAAAAAACATAAAGCATGATATCAGTTTCTCACTAAAAAGTAATCCTAGTTTCACGCTGAAAAACATAATCTCAGCTCAATCAGTGAAACCCTAATCTCAAATCAATCACTAAAAGAATCAGAATAACAGTCGCTCTGTACACTTTAAGACCGCAACAACCATGTACAGAGAACTGATATCCTTGGCGAatgtcttttttttttttgcgcgaaaactttcgatctattcatcaactgtcaaggtagtacaaaaaacactagaagtaaaaattacatccagatctgtagaccacctagcgacgactacaatctctgaagcgagccgaaggcgcgccgccgtcatcgccccttcctcgtcggagccgggcaaacattgttgtagtagacagtcgggaagtcgtcgtgctaaggccccatgggaccagcgcaccagaacagcaaccgccgccgatgaagagaaaCATAGACCGGAAGGATGCAACCTGCAGACACACAGACGTAGACGAGCGAAGACCGGATCCAGtcggatccaccgaagacaaacgccAACCGGATCCCatgagatccgccggagacaaacCTTGTATTTTTTGGATTGATGTCACTGGTTCCTTATTGGATATCACTCCATTAATGCGAAGATCACATTAAATTAATAGACCAACAAAAGACACTCCAGCCCGTAAATGAAACGAATCCATGTTCAGGAATGCGAAGATCACATTAAATTTATAGACCAACCAAATGCATTCTAGCCTATAAACAAAACAAATCTATATTCAGGAATGCGATGGTCACATTAAATTTATAGACCAACAAAAAGGCATTCTAGCCCATAAAGGAAACGAATCCATCTTCAGGATAACCAAATCCTTTAGAACAACTTCGCCCCATTTAATGGAGTGGTATCCAAGAAGAAAATCTATACAAGAACATCCAATATAAAAGGGTGCCAGATCCATTGAGGAATAAGAAGCACAAAAATAAGCAACCATGTTCGGATTAGTTTCAACCCTTGTTCTCCCAGTTTTCTTCCTGAGCTTTGCCATCGCATGGGCAAATCCAAGCAACACCACGGGCTTAAGCTTCCAACTAGTCGCCCTTAGTCGGGCGGTCCCTGACGGGCATGCCATCAATGGCTCGGCCTACACCACCGAGGACCTGCGTCTGCCGATTTCAACATCGGCCCGCTATGCTTACGGCGTGTTCGTGTCGCTTGGCACCGGTGAAGGCACTAGGCTGAAGGTCCTCGGCCTCGACACCGAACTCAGCACATCATGGGTGATGTGCGAGCCGTGCCACCCGTCGCCGCCGCAGGTCGGCAACCTCTTCTCACCAAGCGCGTCGCCCACATTCCACGACGTCCACAACAACGATCCTGTTTGCACCACACCCTACCGGAAGACGGCTCACGGCTGCTCCTTCCACTTCTCTTCGGTCACCGGGTACCTCTCACGCGACACCTTCCACCTCCGCACCGGCCGATCGGGCGCGATCAGGGAGTCTGTTCCTCATGTTGTGTTTGGTTGCGCACACTCGTCCACTGGGTTTCACAATGACAACACCCTTGGTGGGGTGCTCTCCTTGAGCCACCTGCCGCTCTCGCTCCTGACACAACTTGGTGGGCACGCCAGCGGGAGGTTCTCCTACTGCCTCCCCATGCCCACCGTGCACAATCCCCATGGCTCCCTCTTGCTCGGCGCGGACGTCCCAAGCCCTCCACCGCACGCCCACACGACCAACTTCGTCATACGTCCCGGCATATCGGGCTACCACCTCAACCTCGTCGGCATCACCCTAGGGTACAAGCGTCTCAAGATCGACAAGCGCGTCTTCGTCGGCCACAGCTGCAGCATCAACCCAGCAGAGACCATCACACATTTCGCAGAGCCGATATACCTTGTCGTGGAAAAGGCATTGGTGGCGCGCATGAAGGAGCTAGGATCGGACCCGGTGAAGGGGCCACTGGGCGGCCCGCTTTGGTTTGACCGGATGTACAAATCGGTGAAAGAGCAGCTCCCCAACATGGCGTTTCACTTTGAGGGCGGCGCCGAGCTGTGGTTCACGTCCGATCGGCTGTTTGAGGTGCACGGCATGAATGCGCGGTTCATGGTCGCGGGCCGTGGGTACCGCCGGACGGTGATTGGCGCCGCGCAGCAGGTGAATACGCGGTTCACGTTCGACGTCCCCCGGGGGAAGTTGTCCTTCGTGTCGGAGGTGTGCGAATGAGATGTGGCTGGTAGCCTAGCTTTGTTCTTGCTGTATTTCAGAAAATAATTgccaatttgagttcatgttttgtATTGCCGAATGAGCAGTGTTATTTCAGTCGTTGGTATATGGACGTTTTGTTAAATTTATTAAAAGATATGCAATAATATGCAGATATGTAGGCACTATTGATTGTGGAATGTCTCCCTGAGGTCAAGGTTCGCTACCTGCGTTGTACTGTCGTGCATAAAATATAAATACACCGCTGCTCTCGCGCGCTGTCCACAGCACACAAGTAAAAAGCTCAGCTTCGATCAATGGCCGCTCTATCATCATCTGCTCATGTTCCCATCTCCATACTAATACTACTA
Above is a window of Triticum dicoccoides isolate Atlit2015 ecotype Zavitan chromosome 5B, WEW_v2.0, whole genome shotgun sequence DNA encoding:
- the LOC119306830 gene encoding aspartyl protease 25-like produces the protein MFGLVSTLVLPVFFLSFAIAWANPSNTTGLSFQLVALSRAVPDGHAINGSAYTTEDLRLPISTSARYAYGVFVSLGTGEGTRLKVLGLDTELSTSWVMCEPCHPSPPQVGNLFSPSASPTFHDVHNNDPVCTTPYRKTAHGCSFHFSSVTGYLSRDTFHLRTGRSGAIRESVPHVVFGCAHSSTGFHNDNTLGGVLSLSHLPLSLLTQLGGHASGRFSYCLPMPTVHNPHGSLLLGADVPSPPPHAHTTNFVIRPGISGYHLNLVGITLGYKRLKIDKRVFVGHSCSINPAETITHFAEPIYLVVEKALVARMKELGSDPVKGPLGGPLWFDRMYKSVKEQLPNMAFHFEGGAELWFTSDRLFEVHGMNARFMVAGRGYRRTVIGAAQQVNTRFTFDVPRGKLSFVSEVCE